A DNA window from Aspergillus nidulans FGSC A4 chromosome V contains the following coding sequences:
- a CDS encoding protein CYP5120B1 (transcript_id=CADANIAT00003761) yields MVAWAVLLLAVVAATLLHLLYNYSRLKSVSGPILAAFTDAWRANAQRSSSSSEYGRLLKELHRKYGVAVRLGPGFVSLSEVGDITRVYHTLLQDEYESAADTAMRNLVHTVRRCRTVDMTTLLHFFADEVNTRLFWSACAPSAASSASSRTHRIQPSFSFFATIEELVLRGPVALLKRERLSCYCLSGDVSAKIYGNELVLPTGPSATRKLAISAPDGLILAASIQIITKAFVSVFFFLLNNPLIMRRLRQEIESIPRFRNRTKLPSSRDLGGLYYLDAVFKETMRLVILQSQPMEVRVTFESLYISSKHVPRGTVLSWHPHVVLTNDAIYENNLYVFRPERWLTPNRQRQTLMEASLLPFMVCRIHYPKLEAAWLLLKKTVVVLLREFCDINLTQTEGQTVADGMELPPWSMVVDFIPRPATAEEYVGQLL; encoded by the exons ATGGTCGCGTGGGCTGTTCTCCTGCTGGCTGTAGTGGCTGCGACGCTGCTCCACCTACTCTATAACTATTCCCGCCTAAAGTCCGTTTCGGGGCCCATCCTCGCTGCATTCACAGATGCCTGGAGGGCAAATGCACAgcggtcatcatcatcttctgaATACGGCCGACTTCTGAAAGAGTTACATCGCAAGTATGGGGTTGCTGTGCGTCTGGGGCCGGGGTTCGTGAGTTTAAGCGAAGTGGGGGATATTACAAGAGTTTATCATACTCTGCTCCAGGACGAG TATGAGAGCGCCGCTGATACTGCCATGCGCAACCTTGTCCACACAGTACGCCGATGTAGGACAGTGGACATGACGACTTTACTGCATTTCTTTGCGGATGAAGTGAACACCCGATTGTTCTGGAGCGCCTGCGCTCCCTCTGCCGCTTCCAGCGCCTCTAGCCGAACCCATCGAATCCAACCTAGCTTTTCATTCTTTGCAACAATAGAAGAATTGGTCCTACGTGGCCCTGTTGCCCTTCTTAAGAGAGAGCGGCTGTCCTGTTATTGCCTTTCAGGCGACGTATCAGCAAAGATATACGGGAATGAGCTTGTGCTACCTACCGGCCCCAGCGCTACCCGCAAACTTGCCATTAGTGCACCCGAcggcctcatcctcgctgcGAGCATTCAGATTATAACGAAGGCTTTTGTCTCtgtgttcttcttccttctgaaCAATCCTTTGATTATGCGCAGACTCCGACAGGAGATCGAGAGTATTCCCCGGTTCCGTAATCGAACTAAACTGCCCTCCTCGAGGGACCTTGGTGGCCTATACTATCTTGATGCTGTTTTCAAGGAAACAATGAGACTTGTCATACTTCAGAGCCAGCCAATGGAGGTCCGAGTCACATTTGAATCTCTATACATATCATCCAAGCATGTCCCGCGTGGGACAGTGCTTTCATGGCATCCTCACGTTGTACTAACAAACGACGCCATATATGAGAACAACCTTTATGTGTTCCGGCCAGAACGATGGCTTACTCCGAACCGACAGCGGCAGACCTTGATGGAGGCCTCTCTCTTACCATTTATGGTTTGTCGAATTCATTACCCAAAGCTGGAAGCTGCTtggctgttgttgaaaaAGACGGTCGTGGTGCTACTGAGGGAATTCTGTGAT ATCAATCTAACCCAGACTGAGGGTCAGACTGTTGCGGATGGGATGGAGCTTCCCCCCTGGTCTATGGTAGTGGATTTTATACCGAGGCCTGCAACAGCGGAGGAATATGTTGGGCAACTTCTTTAG
- a CDS encoding uncharacterized protein (transcript_id=CADANIAT00003762) has translation MPRVRVSSSQNCHEKEGRLLLAVQAIKKKEITSIREAARRFNVPESTLRTRLRGTTNRAESRANGHKLTEIEEEVLKQWILSLDLRGAAPTKAHVREMANILLAKRGSTPIQTVGQKWVYNYTQRHPELESRLSRQYDCQRAKQENPKVIQAWFNTVRATIEQYGILPDDIYNFDETGFAMGLCAHQKVITKSESCGRRPVLQPGNREWVTAIESISASGWALPPTLIFKGKQYNQACLRWLQKQFIPSTEHRTRGRYQLLVLDGHGSHLTPEFDQICTDHNIIPLCMPAHSSHLLQPLDIGCFAVLKRSYASLVDQKMRLGISHIDKLDFLAAYPQARISTFKLDTIRNSFRAAGLVPLNPEPVLSKLSIQARTPTPPGSRGSQASTFCPHTPANVDELLKQASLLRDFLKQRSKSPPSPSHNALNQLIKGCQIAMQKGILLEQENRALRAENAIQRRKRARTHRWITHDNGLSVQEATELEEAHNASFQAIPGPCGPPAEGAQTPKARALPTCSTCHRIGHRRNACPNK, from the exons atgccccgagttcgcgttagttcaagccaaaattgccatgagaaggaaggtcggctcctactggctgtacaggctattaaaaaaaaggagattacatcaatacgcgaggcagcacgtcgcttcaatgtgcctgaatctacactacgtacgcgactacgcgggactacaaatcgcgccgaatctcgcgcaaatggccataaattgactgagattgaagaggaagtgcttaagcagtggattctctctttagatctacgcggagcagctcctacaaaagctcatgtacgagaaatggctaatattctgcttgcaaagcgtggttccaccccaatccagactgtcggccagaaatgggtatataattatactcaacgccacccggagcttgagtctcgcttgtcaaggcaatacgactgccagcgagcaaagcaagagaacccaaaggttattcaagcatggtttaacaccgtacgagccacaatcgaacaatacgggatcctaccggacgatatctacaactttgatgagactggctttgcaatgggcctttgtgcacatcagaaagtgattaccaagtcagaatcatgtggccgaagaccagttctacagccaggaaaccgtgaatgggttactgcaattgagtcaatcagtgcttctggatgggcacttccaccaacacttatctttaagggcaagcagtataaccaagcatg ccttcgctggcttcagaagcaatttatcccgtcaacagagcatcgtacgcgcggaagatatcaacttctagttcttgatggccatggaagccatcttacaccagagtttgatcaaatctgtacagatcataatattataccactctgcatgccggcacattcctcccatcttctacaaccacttgatattggatgttttgcagttttgaagcgctcgtacgccagcttggttgatcagaaaatgcggcttggcatcagccatattgacaaacttgatttccttgcagcctatccacaagctcgaatcagcacatttaagctggatacaatcagaaacagttttcgagcagcaggactagtgccattgaatcctgaaccagtgctttcaaagcttagtattcaggctcgtacgcctacaccccctggaagccgtggcagccaggcaagcactttttgcccacatacaccagcaaatgttgatgagcttctaaagcaagcttctttactcagagattttctcaaacagcgctcaaaaagtccaccatcaccgtcccataatgccctaaaccagctaattaaaggctgtcaaattgcaatgcaaaagggcatactattggagcaagagaatagggcgctacgtgctgaaaatgctatacaaaggcgaaagcgagctcgtacgcatagatggataactcatgataatggtctgtctgtacaagaggctacagagctcgaggaagctcataatgcgtcttttcaggcaatacctggtccatgcgggccaccagcagaaggtgcacaaacaccaaaggcacgggcattacctacatgtagtacctgccatagaattgggcatagaagaaatgcttgtccaaataaataa
- the plyC gene encoding protein plyC (transcript_id=CADANIAT00003763) has product MQPLHTLLALLPLCRSTTALLAFPGAEGFGANAVGGRGGDVYVVTNLEDSGEGSLRDAVSETDRIVVFAVGGVINIEDRLVVSKRVTILGQTAPGDGITVYGNGWSFSNADDAIVRYIRVRMGRGGDSGKDGITIAEGSNMIFDHVSVSWGRDETFSISGTAENITVQDSIIAQGLETHSCGGLMQTDGGVSLFRNLYIDNKTRNPKVKGVNEFTNNVVYNWGGGGGYIAGDSSGQSFGNYFISGPSTSVTAFTRGNENFHGYVENNYYDPDQDGTLNGNELGVSSSNYGGMDIVDTKYDYPAAQYIMTPDEAVSYVTENVGASLVRDGVDSNLIDQVLSYGTDGALISDEDDFGGVGDLDGGETPTDTDGDGIPDDVETQLGTDPNIADSTEIDSSTGYSWLEVWANSLVPEGYASTRKC; this is encoded by the exons ATGCAGCCCCTCCACACTCTTCTTGCCttgcttcctctttgccGGTCAACAACCGCTCTTCTCGCTTTCCCCGGCGCAGAAGGGTTTGGTGCCAACGCCgtcggcggccgcggcggcgaTGTCTATGTTGTTACGAACCTGGAGGACTCTGGCGAGGGATCGCTTCGCGATGCCGTTTCGGAAACCGATCGCATTGTCGTCTTTGCAGTTGGCGGCGTGATCAACATTGAAGACCGGCTTGTTGTCTCCAAGCGCGTTACGATCCTTGGCCAAACGGCGCCTGGAGACGGGATCACAGTTTATGGCAACGGATGGTCATTTTCCAATGCGGATGACGCGATAGTAAGATACATTCGAGT TCGAATGGGCCGCGGCGGCGACAGCGGCAAAGATGGCATCACCATAGCCGAAGGCTCCAACATGATTTTTGACCATGTCTCCGTCTCATGGGGCCGCGATGAGACATTCTCGATCAGCGGGACGGCCGAGAATATCACTGTGCAGGACAGCATTATCGCACAGGGCCTGGAGACGCACTCATGCGGTGGACTCATGCAAACAGATGGTGGTGTCTCACTATTCCGCAACCTGTACATCGACAATAAGACACGAAACCCCAAGGTCAAGGGTGTCAACGAGTTTACAAACAATGTTGTTTATAACTGGGGTGGTGGCGGTGGATATATTGCCGGGGACTCGAGTGGACAATCTT TTGGAAACTACTTCATCAGCGGGCCCTCTACGTCCGTCACGGCTTTCACGCGCGGCAACGAGAACTTCCACGGCTATGTTGAAAACAACTATTACGATCCCGACCAGGACGGAACTTTGAACGGGAACGAGCTCGGCGTGTCCTCTTCAAACTACGGCGGTATGGATATCGTGGACACAAAATACGATTATCCCGCTGCTCAATATATCATGACACCGGACGAAGCCGTCAGCTATGTTACTGAGA ATGTCGGCGCCTCTCTTGTCCGTGATGGTGTGGACTCCAATCTCATCGACCAGGTTTTGTCGTACGGAACAGACGGGGCCTTGATctcggatgaggatgatTTCGGCGGCGTTGGGGACCTGGACGGTGGCGAGACTCCTACAGACACAGATGGAGATGGGATCCCCGACGATGTTGAGACGCAGCTTGGGACGGACCCGAATATTGCTGATTCCACGGAGATTGATAGTAGTACTGGGTACTCGTGGTTGGAGGTCTGGGCAAACTCGTTGGTTCCGGAGGGATACGCGAGTACTCGGAAGTGTTAG
- a CDS encoding cupin domain-containing protein (transcript_id=CADANIAT00003764): MNKTLVYKYCNNVLRSAKLPRQSIPLPAASLYSIRPYSTQKPSSGYRMVSNRPPNEMVYLPGILSPSRSFGVFRKVIHTGLYSQFVAMEIPVNGEIGDEKHAVDQVLLFTHGTGKAIVAGKEQVVKQGDVVIVPAGTQHQFLNVGDVPLEVVTIYSPAEHDPRTVHATKEEGDRQEEKGEDEPPLWSQRGKEENERLGIVRIE, from the exons ATGAACAAGACCTTGGTATATAAGTACTGCAACAACGTCCTACGAAGCGCCAAATTACCACGACAATCCATACCCCTACCCGCAGCGAGCTTATACTCAATCAGACCCTACTCGACTCAGAAACCCAGCTCTGGTTACAGGATGGTCAGCAACCGGCCGCCGAACGAGATGGTCTACCTCCCGGGGATACTCTCTCCATCACGATCCTTTGGGGTCTTCCGCAAGGTCATCCATACGGGTCTCTACTCCCAATTTGTTGCAATGGAAATTCCCGTGAATGGAGAAATCGGCGACGAA AAACATGCCGTCGACCAAGTCCTGCTCTTCACACACGGCACTGGCAAAGCCATCGTGGCCGGAAAGGAGCAAGTCGTCAAACAGGGCGATGTAGTAATTGTGCCAGCGGGCACGCAGCACCAGTTCCTAAATGTTGGTGACGTACCGCTGGAGGTCGTAACTATTTATTCTCCGGCTGAGCATGATCCGCGAACTGTCCATGCGACGAAGGAAGAGGGGGATAGACAGGAGGAAAAGGGTGAAGATGAGCCGCCGCTGTGGAGTCAAAgagggaaggaggagaatgaGCGGTTGGGGATTGTGAGGATTGAGTAG